From Anopheles coluzzii chromosome 3, AcolN3, whole genome shotgun sequence, the proteins below share one genomic window:
- the LOC120956839 gene encoding thioredoxin domain-containing protein 17, producing MRASLVRFAKMVVKHKVTGYEEFTKLAESLESTGEPVHILFTGSKDENGESWCPYCVKAAPVVTKALESAPEKSHFITVEIERPFWKDLNCPYRKDPRTHLVFLPTLLRWRSPQRLDGSQCANADLVDMLFQDED from the exons ATGCGTGCTAGTCTTGTGCGGTTTGCAAAGATGGTAGTAAAGCATAAGGTGACCGGGTATGAGGAGTTCACGAAGCTGGCCGAAAGTTTGGAAAGCACCGGCGAACCGGTGCACATTCTGTTCACCGGCAGCAAGGATGAGAACGGGGAAAGCTGGTGTCCGTACTGTGTGAAGG CCGCACCTGTCGTCACGAAGGCGCTGGAATCTGCGCCGGAGAAGAGCCACTTCATCACGGTAGAAATCGAGCGTCCATT CTGGAAAGATCTGAACTGCCCGTACCGTAAGGATCCACGGACCCATCTGGTGTTTCTGCCTACGCTGCTGCGATGGCGATCGCCCCAGCGGCTGGACGGTTCCCAGTGTGCCAACGCTGATCTGGTTGATATGTTGTTCCAGGATGAAgactag
- the LOC120956836 gene encoding elongation factor G, mitochondrial: MTISNLIRSRCSLAAAKSFLENVKSFSSHATFAEHKQLEKIRNIGISAHIDSGKTTLTERILFYTGRIKEMHEVKGKDNVGATMDSMELERQRGITIQSAATYTIWKDHNINIIDTPGHVDFTVEVERALRVLDGAVLVLCSVGGVQSQTLTVNRQMKRYNVPCLAFINKLDRSGANPYRVLGQMRSKLNHNAAFVQLPIGVESNCKGVIDLVKQRALYFEEPYGLKIREDEIPADMRTESAERRQELIEHLSNVDEKIGELFLEEREATVDDIMGAIRRSTLKRAFTPVLVGTALKNKGVQPLLDAVLDYLPHPGEVENVALVEKKDEEPQKVPLNPARDGKDPFVGLAFKLEAGRFGQLTYLRCYQGVLRKGDNIFNTRSGKKIRLARLVRLHSNQMEDVNEVYAGDIFALFGVDCASGDTFVTNPKLELSMESIFVPDPVVSMAIKPTNSKDRDNFAKAIARFTKEDPTFHFEYDADVKETLVSGMGELHLEIYAQRMEREYNCPVTLGKPKVAFRETLIGPCEFDYLHKKQSGGQGQYARVSGILEPLPPHQNTTIEFVDETMGTNVPKQFIPGIEKGFRQMAEKGLLSGHKLSGIKFRLQDGAHHIVDSSELAFMLAAQGAIKSVFENGSWQILEPIMMVEVTAPEEFQGTVIGQLNKRHGIITGTEGAEGWFTVYAEVPLNDMFGYAGELRSSTQGKGEFSMEYSRYSPCMPEVQEKLCHEYQVSQGLVVDKKQKKKN; encoded by the exons ATGACTATCAGCAATTTGATACGTTCGCGCTGCTCGCTAGCTGCCGCTAAATCGTTTCTGGAG AACGTGAAATCATTTTCCAGCCATGCAACGTTTGCGGAGCACAAGCAGCTGGAAAAGATTCGCAACATCGGCATCTCGGCACACATCGACAGCGGCAAGACGACGCTGACCGAGCGCATCCTGTTCTACACCGGGCGCATCAAGGAGATGCACGAGGTGAAGGGCAAGGACAACGTGGGCGCTACGATGGACTCGATGGAGCTGGAGCGGCAGCGTGGTATCACGATCCAGTCGGCCGCGACGTACACGATCTGGAAGGATCacaacatcaacatcatcgaTACGCCCGGGCACGTCGACTTTACGGTCGAGGTGGAACGTGCCCTGCGCGTGCTGGACGGTgcggtgctggtgctgtgcAGTGTCGGCGGTGTCCAGAGCCAAACGCTCACCGTGAACCGGCAGATGAAGCGCTACAATGTGCCGTGCTTGGCGTTCATCAACAAGCTCGACCGGTCCGGGGCCAATCCGTACCGGGTGCTGGGCCAGATGCGCTCCAAGCTGAACCACAACGCAGCGTTCGTGCAGCTGCCGATTGGGGTGGAAAGTAACTGCAAGGGTGTGATCGACCTCGTCAAACAGCGTGCACTGTACTTCGAGGAACCGTATGGGCTGAAAATACGGGAGGATGAAATTCCGGCCGATATGCGCACGGAGAGCGCGGAACGAAGACAGGAACTGATCGAACATTTATCGAACGTGGACGAAAAGATTGGTGAACTGTTCCTGGAGGAGCGGGAGGCGACGGTGGACGACATTATGGGTGCGATTCGACGGTCGACGCTGAAGCGTGCCTTTACGCCAGTGCTCGTCGGTACGGCGCTCAAGAATAAGGGCGTCCAGCCGCTGCTGGATGCGGTGCTGGACTATCTGCCCCACCCGGGAGAGGTCGAGAATGTGGCGCTGGTCGAGAAGAAGGACGAAGAACCGCAGAAGGTGCCGCTGAATCCGGCTCGCGATGGAAAGGATCCGTTCGTTGGGTTAGCGTTCAAGCTGGAGGCTGGCCGGTTCGGTCAGTTGACCTATCTGCGCTGCTACCAGGGCGTGCTGCGCAAGGGCGACAACATTTTCAACACACGGTCGGGCAAAAAGATTCGCCTAGCACGGCTGGTCCGGCTACACTCCAACCAAATGGAGGACGTGAACGAGGTGTACGCTGGGGACATTTTCGCACTGTTCGGTGTCGACTGTGCATCGGGCGATACGTTCGTCACCAATCCAAAGCTGGAACTGTCGATGGAATCGATTTTCGTACCCGATCCGGTCGTGTCGATGGCAATCAAGCCGACCAACTCGAAGGATCGTGACAACTTCGCCAAAGCGATCGCGCGCTTCACCAAGGAAGATCCAACGTTCCACTTCGAGTACGACGCGGACGTGAAGGAAACGCTCGTCTCGGGTATGGGTGAGCTGCATCTCGAAATCTACGCCCAGCGCATGGAGCGCGAGTACAACTGTCCGGTAACGCTCGGCAAGCCCAAGGTAGCGTTCCGCGAAACGCTCATCGGACCGTGCGAGTTTGACTATCTGCACAAGAAGCAGTCCGGCGGGCAAGGACAGTATGCGCGCGTTTCGGGAATACTGGAACCGCTGCCCCCGCACCAAAACACCACGATCGAGTTCGTGGACGAAACGATGGGCACGAATGTGCCGAAACAGTTCATCCCCGGTATCGAGAAAGGATTCCGCCAGATGGCGGAAAAGGGTCTCCTATCGGGCCACAAGCTGTCCGGCATTAAGTTCCGCCTGCAGGACGGTGCCCACCACATCGTAGACTCAAGCGAACTTGCGTTCATGCTGGCGGCCCAGGGCGCCATCAAGAGTGTGTTCGAAAACGGTAGCTGGCAGAtactggaaccgatcatgatgGTGGAGGTGACGGCACCGGAAGAGTTCCAGGGCACGGTGATTGGGCAGTTGAACAAGCGGCACGGTATCATTACGGGTACGGAGGGTGCCGAGGGTTGGTTTACCGTGTACGCGGAGGTGCCGCTGAACGACATGTTCGGGTACGCCGGTGAGCTGCGCTCGAGCACGCAGGGCAAGGGTGAGTTTAGCATGGAGTATAGCCGCTACTCGCCCTGTATGCCCGAGGTGCAGGAAAAGCTGTGCCACGAGTATCAGGTGTCGCAGGGCCTGGTGGTCgacaagaagcagaagaagaagaactaa